The window ctatattttttaatcaacttTCCGTACTTCATTTGGATACCTACTAAATTTATAGAAGAGTGAATTGAAGAGGGAATAAAagcttttcaatttcaattggATTCTCCTTGAAGATTTTGAATGAGTCTTCCCAAAAGGTTCAAAAGTCCCCTAATTAAATGGCTTTAATTGAGAGGCCTAATTACAAGAAGATGAAATCACATCTCACGCATCCTTTGATACTTGATGGTAATAGATCATTTGTGTGTATTAATTGAAACATGTAGACATACAAATTAATGAAATAGCTAGATTGTTGCAAAAAAGTACGACTATAAGACCAGGGTGGATCCAAAGaagaatttctttatttacCACTAGACAATAAATGTTTTTTGTTCAACTTTTGTCCCCCTTAAATAAAGAGTTACATGTTGCTCCCCCGGGCCATTTGCAACTTTTGTCCCCCCTAAATAAAGAGTTACATGTTGCCCCACTCAAGCTATTTGCTGGCTCTGCCACTGATCATTTAGGGTCTTATGATTAATGAAGTGCATTCATACAATACCTCTCTTATTATAAATGTAAGATTTTGCAAAATACAAATAACCAGCCAATCCTAATAGACCGAGCCCAACAAGAAGCCAATAAAAGTAATCAAGATGTGCTTTATTGAGGTTATCATTGAACCAGCTATCATGGCCATCTCCACCGGTTACTTTATCAATGGCAGAGATGAGAAAGCTGCTCAGGAAGCTCCCTAACCCAAAAATACTGAGGTTGAGGGCAATACCAACACTCCTTAATTCATTTGGGGCCTGATCATAGAAAAATTCTTGAAAACCTACCATGGCTAACGCATCCCCAACTCCAGACAATACATATTGAGGAACCAACCACCACACGCTCATTGGAATGGTCACATTTGGTGTATCAACCAGGCCGTGTTCTTCAGCTTTCTTGAGCCGTTTCACCTCTATTAATGCTCCAATTACCATTGAAATGATGTATAAAAACATCCCCGTTCCAATTCTCTGAAGCATTGATAAGCCAGAAGGCTTCCTGGTTAAATGTCTTGCAATAGGAACCAAAATGCGGTCATATATGGGAATGAAGATGACAATGGTGGTGGTATTCAAGGATTGAAGTGAAGCAGCCGGTATGTCAAAACCCAAGCCAGTTGATCTATCCATAGTAATTCCTTGCTTGGTAAAGAAAGTGGATAATTGTGCTGGCAAGATACCAAACACCAAACTAGTAATCCATATGGGAAACAGCTTTAGAACTGCCTTCGCTTCTTCAACGTCACTGAAGCTACATGCCTTTCCATCCTCCTTCGAACAGTCTAGTGTAAGCAAGGCCTTGCTGAGAAACCTGTCACAACTGAAAGAGAGCCAAGTGATCGAAATGTTACAGTCGAAGTACACATACTAAAATAATTATCTGAATTCAGACCATTTTTACTtaaaggtggtgtttgttttttggctaaatagaaaaagccaaaatatttgactttttctattcagctaaaagtaacctgttaacatcatccaacataactaaagtgaacttgttatcaatatgttcaatttaattatgttaaatGATATTAACAggttacttttagctgaataaaaaaagccaaatattttggctttttctattcagccaaaaaacaaacaccaccactgaagtcttgaaaattagaaagaaattcATACAAGACCCtcatttacaaaattcattGCTGTAAAATATGCGCTTCCCCCCCTCCcctttttttaatggaaaaaaaattgaaatacgCCAAACCTAATAATCATACTTGAACTGATGGGAACCATGGTGAGGCAGGGTCTCTCCAGCAACCTCCTCTGCAGTTTTCAGTGATGGCATGGTTCTCCAATTCCTAGTTGCTTCAACAAACACCTTGCCAATTCTCACAAATGGGTTTTCCTCATTGGTGTTGATACTATAACGGTAAGTCTTAGTTCCAAGCAAGAAAAGGAGCAGCGCTGCCACCATGACAATGCAGGGGATTCCAAATCCAAGAACCCAGTTAAGATTTTCTTGAATGTAGCTCAAGATCAAGAAAGCTACTGAAATACCACTGCATAGAGCAAAATACCACCAGTTGAAGAACGAGCTCTTAGCTTTGCACTCCTCTGGATGTTGTCCATCAAATTGGTCAGCTCCAAAAGCCTGAGTGCAAGGCTTGTGCCCACTTTGGCCAATTGTTACTagatatagagagaaaaagaataagaCTACTTGGAACTGGGGAGGATTGTCAATGTTTTGGCAGAAGGAAGGGATCAGAGAAGGAAGCATAGCCGACAGGGTTAACAAGCCTAGTCCCTGCAATATGTAGTAGTTCAAGTCAATGATAGTAATTATTCAATTACAGCAGAAGAGTTTTCTTGAGAGCCTTTAAGATTTTTAGTGTTTATATTAGTCCTTTAAATGGTGTTCTTCCTATTATTACCAATTTTCTTTGTAAGACTATAAATAGATATTTAGAGGAGAGAGTTTAGAATCTGATGGTGGTGATTCTTCCGTTAGAAAGTTTAACAGCGCTAGCTATACTGGGGCAGATAACTGGAAGTTGAAACATGTCAAAACACAAATCATGTTGTTCATAGAAAATAACCTGACTTTATTGATTGCTAATTTCAATAATGTAAGAAGCTACAATCAGGGGTGTAATAGGGCCAGGTTACGCCAGACTTGGGCTTTCAAGGCTTGGGTTGGAGCCAACTCTTTCGTGGCCCTAGTTTAGTTGATCTGGAACTAATTCCCAACTAATCCTAGTTCTAGCCTGAGCTTAGCTCAATACTAGGGAACCGGATTATCTGGGAAATGACAACATCCAAACCTAGTAGAAGaatagagaaaaagagagaagacaAAAGATTTACATGGTTCAATGTAATTACTTACATCCACAAGAATGGAAGGTCAAATTCTCTGATAAACTTAAGAATTCTTTCTCAAACTCTTTACCTATAACCTAATACACTACGTCTATTCCTGTTCACTCTTCTCACTATGCTAACACTTCGACAACTcacttttttttactttcactATAAATCTTATATAACGCTACATATTTATGAAGCATTATGGGCTAACATTAAATAGTGAGTTTCCAAAtcttaatcaaattaaaaaatagtaatttagcgaacctaataaaaataaaaataaatcatttgaatCAAAATTGCTCTAACAATCTCTACCTTAACTCAAATTCTACTACTCCATATTTGGTCTATCTTCTTAATACCCACCTCTGCACCCTTTATGTGTAGGTTGCCACCATTGCACTATCAATGAGAGTAAGTATGTGTCAAGTTCAAATTCtcattaaactttatttaagaaatgatttttgttttttccataACTTCATTCCTTAAATTGGTTTCATCCTTATCCTAATAAGTACTCTTAGCTGATAACAGAGTCTTGATCATCTTGCATTTATCCTTTtgtctaaattatttttgttttttagtaaCTTCATTCCTTTTGCAACTAGCCTCATCCTTATCCTAGTTATCATCCTTAGCTGAAAGAGGAGTCTTAatcatcttatttttattcttttcatctAATATGAACATCTTGTCGTGATCTTGTATCCTGACAACTTCTTCAACACTATTATAAGACTCTTCATGGTGTGGCTCCACCATTATAACTTTACCTAAAGTTATCTTCCCAATTaagttatataaaatttttatcttatccCTTCATAGTTACCAAAGAAtctttattaatattcataatattattCTTTGTAGAAAAATCATAACCCAAAGTATTTAGAGAccctaaaaaaatcaaactcctCAATTCTGGAACATGCTTAACATCAGACAATGTCCTTACAATACCATCAAACATCATCACCTTCACAGTACCCATTTTAATGGCTTTAGAGCTAGAACATTACCCATTAGAACAATACTAACATGACATTCCTTCTAGGCGGCAAAACAATTCTTATATCGGCACATGAGAATTTATAATCTAAAATCCAAGAATCACACAATTTTCACCAACcatagttaaaaattaatatatatatatatatatatatatatatatatatatatatatatatatatatcatcatcatcatcattattaaagTTTTCATCAATGACATAAGTAGAACCTAAAATCTCATAGACTCATCATCATTAGACTCAGGGATTTAGAagtttttcaaatctttcagaATTTGAACATTAAGTTCAAAGATATGAAGAACAACTTTAAAGAATCTAAGATTAAACTCGAAGATCtaaaaattgagtttgaaaatttgtagaTCAAGTTGCAAGATTTAAAAACAAGTGCAAAGATTCAAAGATGAATTTCGAAGATTTGAAGATTAAGTTTGAGACATCTTCAATCCAAAATTAAGCATTGATGTTCTCAATGAGCATGAGTCAAGTCAATGAATCCAAGCTTAACATGCCTATGTACAAGCCTAGCCTAAGATATGCTAAGGTCCAAACCTAGACTCAAGACATGCCAaagtgttaggatagagccctagAAAGCATGAAATGATGTAACATAgtttagattcattaataaatgtatctatttatgattttagttatctttattatcaatttttgcattaattaatctttatttgagcattcatgtctatatcacttgcattgtatatgacttcaATCCATTAGGAGCTAtatagaagatccaagtcatggatTCTATTTAAGGTGATAAGTGGTTTACAATCAGTTTAGGGCAATCCGACAAAGATTGTAGTGTAGTACCTCTTAATTAGAGGTACTACACTACAAGATGATTTCCCATGATAAGTacactaatgtgtatggttacatattggacaaaacctatggtgaatcatgacattagcTATTAAGTCTGTACTGAAATCAACAGAATATTTTGACCTATAAGTGAGACCTTAAGGCGGTCATATATTcactatggattgggtcattattgatggaagttggtggcaataggtattgtCAAtgaagacaccatgatatcttatatgattgagatagtgtgttaTCTTGGATGATTATAAGACATGTGATCAAGAAAACTATGactatagtaatttttttagagaaatttaACTTATACTCTTtgtgagttagagtatgttagttgatcacataatagaatGATATGTAAATTAAGGATTGGAAAGGTAATTTTAAGAGGTTAATTACATTATTTGGTTAAATTACAAATATCAGTTCATAGGTGGTCTACAtataatggatagtaggtcatagatcCCACATTGCCTCATTGTAGTATCAAATGATACTAGATTAAAGTTGACTCTTTTTAGTGAAgtgttgaatcaatttcaagaTTAGATTATAAGggagtttatgttttcttaagATTAGATTATAATGGAGTTTGTGTtttcttatgggtcctagtaATCCTCACTTGAACTACTAATTCATGGTGGCATGTTTGTATGAGGGATTTTGGATTTATAGTTCATAAGTGTGTATAAGAgcattttagtaaaaataacaTGTTACAATAAATCTTATGAATGACCTTTCTAAAtttggctaattaattaattggagctaAATAGGGTTCACTAATTACTTATGACCCAAGTgaactagattaagtgacctaagcgtAAGTTGGACCCAACTCACTTAAGAGAGAAGCCTATATAAATCTCTTTAGGGGTTTAGGGTGATTTAGACAAAAGTTAGGATATGCTCACAAGAcctaaaaaacaataaaaaattaaaataagaaattaaaaattttgaaaaatgttagttgaaaaaaataaaaattaaaataaagaacaaagaaaattttctttgaaatacgTTATGACTTAATCCTTATTGGGTACATAGGCAATATGGAAAATATTGCAAATTCAGtcaatgtttcaaataaaataaggttCTAATACCACTTAAGTTCTATTCGTGAACTctattgatgaaaaaaaaaatctaaaaattgttCACTTTCTACATGGAACTTGTGCCCTTGAATAACATTTTAAAGGGGCATTTGTAGAAGGACAAAATTTAACCTTTTACAATTTATCACATGCCCTAGGGTTTGGTGTGCATTGGACCTTCCTCTATTAACAAAAGTGACAAGAACCACCTTTGATGCAATTAATGCCCCTTTAGTTTGTTGATATGTGATGCTCATTTCACTCCaaatttggaattatgaaattgCCCAAGTTACTTTAAATTAACTTATAAATTAATCTTGTTAATTAACCTCAAATTAAACCCTGAATTGATCCTAATTAATCGCATATTAATAATCCCCTTCACTAATTACTATAAcctataatatcaactattataacccgttgattagGGCCGAATATGTCAataattataacccattgactagggtcatagaAATCAGAGtcaaaacactttattttattaattcaaacttacaaaacaaaatatcatatcttcaaaatttttcattttcataaacaatgaaaattctcaaatatactttccatacaaaacacatatttgatccatgcaaaaagataaaaataatattattacatatttcaaaatacaatataaaaatgaaactattttcttttataaaaatctacaTTAATTTTCCCTTATCTTGAAGAAGCGCTCAAAAACTTAAAGTATCTAGCTTGACGAatttactcctcacctaacataatatcatacacaatattgattattgattatttatctaaatatatacatttgacaatcttaaaaatattttatttagtattagagatcctaattaatttctcatattaatattattatcattcaatattattttcaacttcctaaataataatttatttctttttttctaacttatctaaattaaatcttttaagaatatttatttgcattaaactattattactattatttaaatctcctactgaaacttaacaaataccccatgcaattcttttttcttttcttttgttcaaCATTCCAAATCCTTCCTACGCAtctttcaacatttttatttatttttttatttttttctctaaagccaAAACTTTTAACCTCCATACTcacaaattttatgtaattttcacatccgaaactatataatttttttttttatctagatctattcatttgaataatcaaaatttattgatctccattaataaatcaaactatgttaataatttttaatctttttgacctataaattaattaaacgaactctaatcaaaattgagatattccaaaaaaatatctaatgtcttcaaaactaattaacgaatataaaatattaactaaggttagaatcttacctgaAAAAATCTGAACTTCAAACTCTAAACCTCCAAACCTTTAGCCCTATGTTCtctaattctttgatttttggttaatagagttttctgaataaggaagataagagaaaaatctaatttatacttaagatttttaattgtaaaatgactcttttacctttaataaatttaattaattaattcattaatttactattttgcccctaaagtttattttggggtgttacatgACTAATTACTATAACCTAGAGTCTAAACTAATCCATAAGAAGCAGCCACAAAATGGTCCCTtctatatcatattttatttattcaaaatactaataGCCGAGTCCCTACCTCCCTTTCAActatactctctctctctcttcttttttttcttttttctgtttacTACAATAATAAGGATTGGACAAGAAAATaaggacaaaaagaaaaaggaaaacccGCCGAGAGCATCTCATGATCAAAAAAGGACAATAGATAATACATAGCCGTAGCGCATGATACATAATGTGTGTGGGACACTTGTCCTGAACTGAAAGAATATATGGAGTAGAATAACATGTATTAAAGTTGATTAATGCCAAGCCGACCAGTCCCATCAGTTATGGGCTAGTGGACAACGATTCTAAATCTACACGTCTTATTCAATTCAAAAAAATCTCCAAGTGATAGGATTGTGATCGACTTTTACAATTGGTACATATTAACACACCTACTCTTACAATGTAAAAAGATTTATTAGCTATAATTCTCTCAACAACTACATAGACTACCTTTGATTTctttatgtaaaataaaaggTATCCCATGACCAACCACCAGATATCACAAGAATAAGATAAAGAGTGAGACAAACCAGGATGTAGAGAAGAGATGCAATAACAATAGTGCGATATCGACCCAGAAAGGAATCTGCAACGAATGCCCCAAGCAAAGGGAGTAGACACCCAGCCCCGCTAAATGTATTAACGTTCTGGGCAGCCACGGCCATGGACTGCCCCAGTGGCCCCGTAAGATAGCTTATAAGATTGAATGATATGCCATAGTAAGCAATCCTCTCCGCCAGTTCCACACCTATAGATATAAAAACTGCTCTTAATTCTATACAAGACTATAGGAAAAGTTGTTTGGTTTGTCAGAAAAGCAAATTCCACGAGCTTGCTGGGAAGCAAACGATTTCCCAGTAGAGCTTACCGATGATGAAAGAGGCAGACCTCCAACCACCAGAT is drawn from Vitis riparia cultivar Riparia Gloire de Montpellier isolate 1030 chromosome 18, EGFV_Vit.rip_1.0, whole genome shotgun sequence and contains these coding sequences:
- the LOC117907332 gene encoding protein NRT1/ PTR FAMILY 5.10-like produces the protein MAISDISLDSETPFLEDAVEGVVDYRGVPAKRSRSGGWRSASFIIGVELAERIAYYGISFNLISYLTGPLGQSMAVAAQNVNTFSGAGCLLPLLGAFVADSFLGRYRTIVIASLLYILGLGLLTLSAMLPSLIPSFCQNIDNPPQFQVVLFFFSLYLVTIGQSGHKPCTQAFGADQFDGQHPEECKAKSSFFNWWYFALCSGISVAFLILSYIQENLNWVLGFGIPCIVMVAALLLFLLGTKTYRYSINTNEENPFVRIGKVFVEATRNWRTMPSLKTAEEVAGETLPHHGSHQFNCDRFLSKALLTLDCSKEDGKACSFSDVEEAKAVLKLFPIWITSLVFGILPAQLSTFFTKQGITMDRSTGLGFDIPAASLQSLNTTTIVIFIPIYDRILVPIARHLTRKPSGLSMLQRIGTGMFLYIISMVIGALIEVKRLKKAEEHGLVDTPNVTIPMSVWWLVPQYVLSGVGDALAMVGFQEFFYDQAPNELRSVGIALNLSIFGLGSFLSSFLISAIDKVTGGDGHDSWFNDNLNKAHLDYFYWLLVGLGLLGLAGYLYFAKSYIYNKRGIV